ACGCGAGCTTCTCCCTTCCGGAGCCCGTTTCTATCTTGTCGAACCGGAACTTCACCCTGCTTTTCGCTCGGTACCCGAGCTTCTGAAGATTGTGGCTCGCGGCGAAGCGCTTCCCTTTCGCCCTTCTTCATTCGATCTCGTCATCGCTGCGGACGTACTGGAACATGTAAAGGAGGACGAACGGATGGCCCGGGAGATCCGCCGTACGTTGGCGATGACGGGGTGGTTCCTGCTTTCGGTTCCCGCGTATCCGAGCCTGTTTTCCGCCAATGACGAGGCTTTGGGGCATTACCGCCGCTACACGACTGCCGGGCTCCGCAGGCTCCTCAGGGACTCCGGCTTTGTGATTCACTTTTCGTCGGCACTGTTCATGAGCCTGTTGCCCGCAGTCATTCTCCGGCGCATTCTAACCCCTGCTGGATCCCCTCAGCCGATCAGCAGTTATATCGAGGGACCGAACTGGTTCAACCGATGTGTCATTCGTTGGTTTGACTTGGAAGCAAAGTTGATTTCAAAATTTCGGCTTCCGCTCGGTTCGTCGCTCTGCGTTCTCGCGAAGCGTGATTTCTCAACGGTGCAGCCAACGAATCCGTAACGTATCCCAAAATATTCGTAGGCTGTCGCGAATTGGCTTGACGCGGCTTTGCGGGATGTGGCGCCACCGGACCGGCACTTCGACAATTTTAAATCCGTGCTTTTTCGCGATCCAAAGGAGTTCAGCATCGAACGCAAAATGATCCAGCTTTTGACGTGAAAAACAGAGTTCCGCCGCTTCTTGGCCGAAGAGTTTGAACCCGCATTGCGTGTCTCGAAACGAGAACCCCAGGATCCTTCGAACGATGAAATTGAAACACCGACCCATCGCTTCCCGCCACCAGGGCTGGTGAATTTCCAGAACACTCCCCTCAAGATCCCTGGACGCGATCACAATATGGCGGGGAGATTGGACGTACGGCAATAGTCGATCGAGCTCCTCGATCGGCGTGGCGTTGTCCGCGTCGGCGAACATCCGTATACGACCAACCGCGCGATCCATTCCCTCCCGCACCGCCGCTCCCTTTCCCCGATTCGTGGGCAAACGAGTCAGCTCCAATCGCAGAGCGGAATATTTCCTAGAAAGATCCTGTGCGCGGGCGTGTGTCCCATCCGTACTCCCATCGTCCACCAAAATAACCTGTGTATTCGGATGTCGATGGACGAGCGAGTCGAGCAATTTCCCGAGGCAGCGATCTAAACGTTCCGCCTCGTTAAACATCGGAACGACTAAAGAGAGTTCGGTTTCCAAATCTCGGACAAAATATCGATCTCTGCGGGCCGGCGCTAGAAATAGTGTCGACCGGACTCTAAGGATCTTGCACCGGTCGGAAATTTCCGAAATCTTTGGGATCTTTCTTCGGATTGGACGCTCGAATGGAACGGATTCGGAACGGGAGGGAAGAACCAGTTCAACGCCACGTCCGTGGCGCTGGGAAGTGATTTGGTTTTCAAATGGCGTCCCGCGGAAGGAGGAAAATACAAAGCGTGCATCTGGCAGACGGAATATATCTACGGCGACGTTCGAAATGATCCCCTCCGTGGGAAAATCGGCGGGATTGCCAGCTGGCTCCCGAGTATCCTGCGCGGAGCAAGAAATCCGAAAGTTATGCCGGGAAATCCGGGTTATCTCGAAATCGGCCCGTCGATCGAACCGCTCGAAGTGCACACCGGCGCAATCACGCGCGCGGAAGGAGACGTCCATCCGTTTGGAAATCCCCATTTCACTCTGGACCCGATCCGAGTTGGCAAAGC
Above is a window of Bdellovibrionota bacterium DNA encoding:
- a CDS encoding dolichyl-phosphate beta-glucosyltransferase is translated as METELSLVVPMFNEAERLDRCLGKLLDSLVHRHPNTQVILVDDGSTDGTHARAQDLSRKYSALRLELTRLPTNRGKGAAVREGMDRAVGRIRMFADADNATPIEELDRLLPYVQSPRHIVIASRDLEGSVLEIHQPWWREAMGRCFNFIVRRILGFSFRDTQCGFKLFGQEAAELCFSRQKLDHFAFDAELLWIAKKHGFKIVEVPVRWRHIPQSRVKPIRDSLRIFWDTLRIRWLHR
- a CDS encoding class I SAM-dependent methyltransferase, producing MSLSSKERERLAEHEATYWWHVAKRKYFRALLDRFPVVLSAKSRVLDIGAAGGKTRELLPSGARFYLVEPELHPAFRSVPELLKIVARGEALPFRPSSFDLVIAADVLEHVKEDERMAREIRRTLAMTGWFLLSVPAYPSLFSANDEALGHYRRYTTAGLRRLLRDSGFVIHFSSALFMSLLPAVILRRILTPAGSPQPISSYIEGPNWFNRCVIRWFDLEAKLISKFRLPLGSSLCVLAKRDFSTVQPTNP